From a single Azospirillum fermentarium genomic region:
- a CDS encoding glycoside hydrolase family 55 protein, translating into MTALPIPRGTPRVQYVADGVQTVFTYPFPIFASEDLQVFLNAGLQNTGYTVIGAGVGAGGHVTFAVPPAAGTAVTLHRRVPIERVTDFLESGPLPAVALNRELDTLTACLQQVAGDQEGMLRYPDTDLPASPLLPGRAARAGRLLAFDGDGNPTARAPVDEQALSTYLPRGPGAVGRPIRDKLADSVSVKDFGAAGDGVSDDTLAFHAALTAAKAVQVPAGTYRLTNTLTLAYGQTLAGVGQASVLTAAGAGFDLIHLPDGYATVSGLRLEGGAAGVRLFGRDGPCVQNLLSDLTLWEPCDGIVLDGYATPDRPCYWNSVNRVLVARPSRHGVWLTTSGAGDSPNANRFTGVRVYSLAAPTAGCGFFVEHGRYNNAFVDCEANLSPTAAACVRVGAGGDKNLFVNLYCESLGAVPNVQLDAGSRETAVVNLFSAAAGPAIYDFSGGAYTAVNAGYPEKNRLDRTRIRELVVEALRYDTEYVEPQGGGTVDLDLTSSVYLVSAYGGAVTVRLPSSGSANGHAVTVKKTDASPHPVTVEEIGGTGPDGRAWALGNRYDWVTAVSNGAGWWVVAGNTPAGNAGYWTRPGLFSPDLNQALYLVSAWSGAVEVRLPSPSAAHAVGRTVTVKKADQSTTPVTVTTEGGGGPDNQAIVLSDFGHAVTAMSNGAGWHILGRNP; encoded by the coding sequence ATGACCGCCCTGCCCATCCCCCGCGGCACGCCGCGGGTGCAATACGTCGCCGACGGCGTTCAGACCGTCTTCACCTACCCCTTTCCCATCTTCGCGTCCGAGGATCTGCAGGTCTTCCTCAACGCCGGGCTTCAGAACACCGGCTACACCGTCATCGGCGCCGGGGTGGGGGCGGGGGGGCATGTCACCTTCGCCGTTCCGCCCGCCGCCGGCACCGCCGTCACCCTGCACCGCCGCGTGCCCATCGAACGGGTCACCGATTTCCTGGAAAGCGGCCCGCTGCCCGCCGTGGCGCTGAACCGCGAGCTGGACACGCTGACCGCCTGCCTGCAGCAGGTGGCGGGGGATCAGGAGGGGATGCTGCGCTACCCCGACACCGACCTGCCGGCCTCGCCGCTGCTGCCGGGACGGGCGGCACGGGCGGGGCGGCTGCTGGCCTTCGACGGCGACGGCAACCCCACCGCCCGCGCGCCGGTGGACGAACAGGCGCTGTCCACCTATCTGCCCCGCGGGCCGGGGGCGGTCGGGCGGCCCATCCGCGACAAGCTGGCGGACAGCGTGTCGGTCAAGGATTTCGGGGCGGCGGGCGACGGGGTGAGCGACGACACGCTGGCCTTTCACGCCGCCCTGACCGCGGCCAAGGCGGTGCAGGTGCCCGCCGGCACCTACCGCCTGACCAACACGCTGACGCTCGCCTATGGCCAGACGCTGGCCGGGGTGGGGCAGGCGTCGGTGCTGACGGCGGCGGGGGCCGGGTTCGACCTGATCCACCTGCCCGACGGCTACGCCACCGTGTCGGGGCTGCGGCTGGAGGGCGGGGCGGCGGGGGTGCGGCTGTTCGGGCGCGACGGGCCGTGCGTGCAGAACCTGCTGTCGGACCTGACCCTGTGGGAACCGTGCGACGGCATCGTGCTCGACGGCTACGCCACCCCGGATCGTCCCTGCTATTGGAACAGCGTCAACCGCGTGCTGGTGGCCCGCCCGTCGCGTCACGGGGTGTGGCTGACCACCAGCGGGGCGGGCGACAGCCCCAACGCCAACCGTTTCACCGGGGTGCGGGTCTATTCCCTGGCGGCCCCCACCGCCGGCTGCGGCTTCTTCGTGGAGCACGGGCGCTACAACAACGCCTTCGTGGATTGCGAGGCGAACCTGTCGCCCACCGCGGCGGCCTGTGTGCGGGTGGGGGCGGGGGGCGACAAGAACCTGTTCGTCAACCTGTACTGCGAAAGCCTGGGCGCCGTGCCCAACGTGCAGCTTGACGCCGGGTCGCGGGAAACGGCGGTGGTCAACCTGTTCTCCGCCGCCGCCGGGCCGGCGATTTATGACTTTTCCGGCGGCGCCTACACCGCGGTGAACGCCGGCTACCCGGAAAAGAACCGGCTGGACCGCACCCGCATCCGCGAACTGGTGGTGGAGGCGCTGCGCTACGACACCGAATACGTGGAACCCCAGGGCGGCGGCACCGTGGACCTGGATCTGACCAGTTCGGTCTATCTGGTCAGCGCCTACGGCGGGGCGGTCACCGTGCGGCTTCCCAGTTCCGGCAGCGCCAACGGCCACGCGGTCACCGTCAAGAAGACCGACGCCTCTCCCCACCCGGTGACGGTGGAGGAGATCGGCGGCACCGGGCCGGACGGGCGGGCGTGGGCGCTGGGCAACCGCTACGACTGGGTGACGGCGGTGTCCAACGGCGCCGGCTGGTGGGTGGTGGCCGGCAACACCCCGGCGGGCAACGCCGGGTACTGGACCCGGCCCGGCCTGTTCTCGCCCGACCTGAACCAGGCGCTGTATCTGGTCAGCGCGTGGTCGGGGGCGGTGGAGGTGCGGCTGCCCAGCCCCTCCGCCGCCCATGCGGTGGGGCGCACCGTCACCGTCAAGAAGGCCGACCAGAGCACCACCCCCGTCACCGTGACCACGGAGGGGGGCGGGGGGCCGGACAACCAAGCCATCGTTCTGTCCGACTTCGGACACGCCGTGACCGCCATGTCCAACGGGGCCGGCTGGCACATCCTGGGACGGAATCCGTGA
- the terL gene encoding phage terminase large subunit, which translates to MTDDAERFSVFVEVWNGQQQMPTPAHHRRIAGWLEDAWTAGNRHLLLMAFRGSGKSTLVGLFAAWLLHTAPERRLMVLAADLALAKKMVRNVKRIIERHPATQGLKPVDRDQWAAEQFTVVRPVELRDPSMIARGIDGNITGSRADVIICDDVEVPRTCDTAPKRADLRDKLAEIDFVLVPGGTQLYVGTPHTYYTLYADTPRPEVGEDAPFLDGFHRLVLPVLDASGASAWPERFPPAHIERIRRRTGGLKFDSQMMLTPTNLSVGRLDPDRLRPYDGELAYHESGGRAVLTLNGVRLVSASAWWDPAFARAVDGQSVGDASVVAAVFTGEDGNAYLHRTLYLTADHAAEEDEATQQCRAVTAFLRDFHLPGVHLEINGLGRFLPGVLRRELGRARLAAAVVEVASRRQKALRIVEAFDARLAGNSLFAHRSVWDTPFVREMREWRPDGRYRGRDDGLDAVAGCLSAEPMRFDRAPPARPRGDWRRAESVVAPSEWPL; encoded by the coding sequence ATGACCGACGACGCCGAACGCTTTTCCGTTTTCGTGGAGGTCTGGAACGGCCAGCAGCAGATGCCCACCCCCGCCCATCACCGCCGCATCGCCGGCTGGCTGGAGGACGCCTGGACCGCCGGCAACCGCCATCTGCTGCTGATGGCGTTCCGCGGGTCGGGAAAATCGACGCTGGTGGGGCTGTTCGCCGCGTGGCTGCTGCACACCGCGCCGGAACGGCGGCTGATGGTGCTGGCCGCCGATCTGGCGCTGGCCAAGAAGATGGTGCGCAACGTCAAGCGCATCATCGAGCGCCACCCCGCCACCCAAGGCTTGAAGCCGGTGGACCGCGACCAGTGGGCGGCGGAACAGTTCACCGTGGTCCGGCCCGTGGAACTGCGCGACCCGTCGATGATCGCCCGCGGCATCGACGGCAACATCACCGGCAGCCGCGCCGACGTCATCATCTGCGACGACGTGGAGGTGCCGCGCACCTGCGACACCGCACCCAAGCGCGCCGACCTGCGCGACAAGCTGGCGGAGATCGACTTCGTGCTGGTGCCGGGGGGCACCCAGCTCTATGTCGGCACGCCCCACACCTATTACACCCTCTACGCCGACACCCCCCGGCCCGAGGTGGGGGAGGATGCGCCGTTCCTCGACGGCTTCCACCGGCTGGTGCTGCCGGTGCTGGACGCAAGCGGCGCCAGCGCGTGGCCGGAACGCTTCCCCCCCGCCCACATCGAACGCATCCGCCGCCGCACGGGTGGCCTGAAGTTCGACAGCCAGATGATGCTGACGCCCACCAACCTGAGCGTGGGCCGGCTCGACCCCGACCGGCTGCGCCCGTACGACGGCGAACTGGCCTATCACGAATCCGGCGGGCGGGCGGTGCTGACCCTGAACGGGGTGCGGCTGGTCTCGGCCTCGGCGTGGTGGGATCCGGCGTTTGCCCGCGCGGTGGACGGGCAGAGCGTGGGCGATGCCAGCGTCGTCGCCGCCGTGTTCACCGGCGAGGACGGCAACGCCTATCTCCACCGCACGCTCTATCTGACCGCCGATCACGCGGCGGAAGAGGACGAGGCGACGCAGCAGTGCCGCGCCGTCACCGCCTTTCTGCGCGATTTCCACCTGCCGGGGGTGCATCTGGAAATCAACGGGCTGGGCCGGTTCCTGCCCGGCGTGCTGCGGCGGGAACTGGGCCGGGCGCGGCTGGCGGCGGCGGTGGTGGAGGTGGCGTCCCGCCGCCAAAAGGCCCTGCGCATCGTCGAGGCGTTCGACGCCCGGCTGGCCGGCAACAGCCTGTTCGCCCACCGCAGCGTCTGGGACACCCCCTTCGTCCGCGAAATGCGCGAATGGCGCCCCGATGGCCGCTACCGGGGCCGCGACGACGGGCTGGACGCGGTGGCCGGGTGCCTGTCCGCCGAACCCATGCGTTTCGACCGCGCCCCCCCGGCCCGCCCCCGCGGCGACTGGCGCCGGGCGGAAAGCGTGGTCGCCCCTTCCGAATGGCCCCTGTGA
- a CDS encoding cell wall hydrolase, whose amino-acid sequence MSRRSLIPDACVSDAPLSAAPPLPCGGSVDAAVDTLARTLWGEARGEPVRGIEAVAAVVVNRVRRAVAEGGCWWGGSVIDVCRKPRQFACWNPSDPNRAKLMAVGPSDPVFATCLRVARRAMAGVLPDPTDGATHYHRVGVHPAWAAGCVPSAEIGNGVFFNTVP is encoded by the coding sequence ATGAGCCGCCGGTCCCTGATCCCCGACGCTTGCGTGTCCGATGCGCCCCTGTCCGCGGCCCCGCCGCTGCCCTGCGGCGGCTCGGTGGACGCGGCGGTGGATACCCTGGCGCGCACCTTGTGGGGGGAGGCGCGCGGCGAGCCTGTGCGGGGAATCGAGGCGGTGGCCGCCGTCGTGGTCAACCGCGTGCGGCGGGCCGTGGCGGAAGGCGGGTGTTGGTGGGGCGGGTCAGTGATCGATGTCTGCCGCAAACCGCGGCAGTTCGCATGCTGGAATCCCTCCGATCCCAACCGGGCGAAACTGATGGCGGTGGGGCCGTCCGATCCGGTTTTCGCCACCTGCCTGCGCGTGGCGCGGCGGGCGATGGCGGGGGTGCTGCCCGATCCCACGGACGGGGCCACCCATTATCACCGCGTCGGCGTCCATCCCGCCTGGGCGGCAGGGTGCGTGCCATCGGCGGAAATCGGCAACGGCGTGTTCTTCAACACGGTGCCGTGA
- a CDS encoding DUF952 domain-containing protein, whose product MTTRIVYHMCRQAEWDAAQGPGAYPGSSQDAADGFIHFSTAAQVEESAARHRAGQSGLVLLAVDAARLGPALRWEPSRGGQLFPHLYGALPVAAVVRADPLPLGPDGRHVFPPSFPLDDASLP is encoded by the coding sequence ATGACCACACGCATCGTCTATCATATGTGCCGGCAGGCGGAATGGGACGCCGCCCAAGGCCCCGGCGCGTACCCCGGATCGTCGCAGGATGCGGCGGACGGCTTCATCCATTTCTCCACCGCCGCCCAGGTGGAGGAAAGTGCCGCCCGGCACCGCGCCGGCCAATCCGGGCTTGTGCTGCTGGCGGTGGACGCCGCCCGGCTGGGTCCGGCCCTGAGGTGGGAGCCGTCGCGCGGCGGGCAGCTTTTCCCCCATCTCTACGGCGCCCTGCCGGTGGCCGCCGTGGTGCGTGCCGACCCGCTGCCGCTGGGGCCGGACGGGCGCCATGTCTTCCCCCCTTCGTTTCCCCTTGATGACGCGAGCCTGCCGTGA
- a CDS encoding quinone-dependent dihydroorotate dehydrogenase, translating into MIDLYPLVGPVLRSLDAELAHTLSIKSLGLGFGPVQSEPDDPILRTSVWGLDFANPVGLAAGYDKNAEVTGPMLRMGFGFVEAGSVTPRPQPGNPKPRLFRLPAQGAVLNRMGFNNEGLEVFARRLEDRRGTPSSPPGVVGANLGKNKDTVEAADDYVLGVRRLAPLADYLVVNVSSPNTPGLRALQGRGPLETLLRRVLEARDACATARPPVLLKIAPDLTDEDKTDIAAVALATGIDGLVVSNTTIARPNGIPDRFRDEAGGLSGRPLFAASTALLGEIYRLTEGRLPIVGVGGIASADDAYAKIRAGASLVQLYSALVYGGPGLLWAIKSGLAGRLRRDGFSCVADAVGADHR; encoded by the coding sequence GTGATCGATCTCTACCCCCTGGTTGGCCCGGTCCTGCGGTCGCTGGACGCCGAACTGGCCCACACCCTGTCCATCAAGTCGCTGGGGCTGGGCTTCGGCCCGGTGCAGAGCGAACCCGACGATCCCATCCTGCGCACGTCGGTGTGGGGGCTGGACTTCGCCAACCCGGTGGGGCTGGCCGCCGGCTACGACAAGAACGCCGAGGTGACCGGGCCGATGCTGCGCATGGGCTTCGGCTTCGTCGAGGCCGGCAGCGTCACCCCCCGGCCCCAGCCGGGAAACCCCAAGCCGCGGCTGTTCCGCCTGCCGGCCCAGGGGGCCGTGCTGAACCGCATGGGCTTCAACAACGAGGGTCTGGAGGTCTTTGCCCGCCGGCTGGAAGACCGCCGCGGCACGCCCTCCTCGCCCCCCGGCGTCGTCGGGGCCAATCTGGGCAAGAACAAGGACACGGTGGAGGCCGCCGACGATTACGTGCTGGGCGTGCGCCGGCTGGCGCCGCTGGCCGATTATCTGGTGGTCAACGTCTCCTCCCCCAACACGCCGGGGTTGCGCGCGCTTCAGGGCCGCGGGCCGCTGGAAACCCTGCTGCGCCGGGTGCTGGAGGCGCGCGACGCCTGCGCCACCGCCCGGCCGCCGGTGCTGCTGAAGATCGCCCCCGACCTGACCGACGAGGACAAGACCGACATCGCCGCCGTCGCGCTGGCCACCGGCATCGACGGTCTGGTGGTGTCCAACACCACCATCGCCCGGCCCAACGGCATCCCCGACCGCTTCCGCGACGAGGCCGGCGGGCTGTCGGGCCGCCCGCTGTTCGCCGCCTCCACCGCGCTCTTGGGCGAGATCTACCGGCTGACCGAAGGGCGCCTGCCCATCGTCGGCGTGGGCGGCATCGCGTCGGCGGACGACGCTTATGCCAAGATCCGTGCGGGGGCATCGCTGGTGCAGCTCTATTCCGCGCTGGTCTATGGCGGGCCGGGCCTGTTGTGGGCCATCAAGAGCGGTCTGGCCGGCCGGCTGCGCCGCGACGGCTTTTCCTGCGTGGCCGACGCGGTGGGGGCGGATCACCGCTGA
- a CDS encoding EAL domain-containing protein codes for MPRKSAAVTLVHVVYVLAYTTAAVAVGMAVPLLWPESALPVAVLAGAVVFLAGALLHEVVARRAAGRRARRRLTHLAAAATALHDEVLDLRARLDRLESAPAAPAAASAPGYDTVVQEVKLLQTLVGRLYTARTGEASAPPAAAVPAVAAPSQPLDDAGVLEAVRDALRADRIDVYLQPVVSLPQRKHRGYEVFTRVRSAEGAQIMPDRYLDIAEREGLIATIDNLLLIRCVQLIRETERRQHHITFFNNISSATLGDAEFMQDFLYLMQSNPSLVPKLIFELGQEDLRSGPATTLAVLGQVARLGFRFSLDQIVDPDAVDVETLAAAEFRFLKLDAGLLLAPATVDAAWSLLQRCRRHGIDVILEKIETEQQLAALTELGEGIDFGQGYLFGEPRLSRKPG; via the coding sequence ATGCCCCGCAAGAGCGCCGCCGTGACCTTGGTCCATGTGGTCTACGTCCTGGCCTACACCACCGCCGCCGTGGCGGTGGGGATGGCGGTGCCTCTGCTGTGGCCGGAATCCGCGCTGCCGGTGGCGGTTCTGGCGGGGGCGGTGGTGTTCCTGGCCGGGGCGCTGCTGCACGAGGTGGTGGCCCGCCGCGCCGCCGGACGCCGTGCCCGCCGCCGCCTGACCCATCTGGCCGCCGCCGCCACCGCGCTCCACGACGAGGTGCTGGACCTGCGCGCCCGCCTGGACCGGCTGGAGTCGGCGCCCGCGGCCCCCGCCGCCGCGTCCGCCCCCGGTTACGACACCGTGGTGCAGGAGGTGAAGCTGCTGCAAACCCTGGTGGGCCGCCTCTACACCGCCCGCACGGGCGAGGCATCGGCACCGCCCGCCGCCGCGGTTCCGGCGGTTGCCGCCCCGTCCCAGCCGCTGGACGATGCCGGTGTGCTGGAAGCGGTGCGGGATGCGCTGCGCGCCGACCGCATCGACGTGTATCTCCAGCCCGTGGTCAGCCTGCCCCAGCGCAAGCACCGGGGGTACGAGGTGTTCACCCGCGTGCGCTCCGCCGAGGGCGCGCAGATCATGCCCGACCGCTATCTCGACATCGCCGAGCGCGAGGGGCTGATCGCCACCATCGACAACCTGCTGCTGATCCGCTGCGTGCAGTTGATCCGCGAGACGGAGCGGCGGCAGCACCACATCACCTTCTTCAACAACATCTCGTCCGCCACCCTGGGCGATGCGGAGTTCATGCAGGACTTCCTGTATCTGATGCAGAGCAACCCGTCGCTGGTGCCCAAGCTGATCTTCGAACTGGGGCAGGAGGATCTGCGCAGCGGCCCGGCCACCACGCTGGCGGTGCTGGGGCAGGTGGCGCGGCTGGGCTTCCGCTTCTCGCTGGACCAGATCGTGGACCCGGACGCGGTGGATGTGGAGACGCTGGCGGCGGCGGAGTTCCGTTTCCTGAAGCTGGACGCCGGCCTGCTGCTGGCCCCCGCCACCGTCGATGCGGCGTGGTCGCTGCTCCAGCGCTGCCGCCGCCACGGGATCGACGTGATCCTGGAAAAGATCGAAACCGAACAGCAACTGGCGGCCCTGACCGAACTGGGAGAGGGCATCGACTTCGGCCAGGGCTACCTGTTCGGCGAGCCGCGGCTGAGCCGCAAGCCGGGCTGA
- a CDS encoding TIGR01459 family HAD-type hydrolase — MTVIPALTGLSAVIDRYDGVILDLWGVIHDGTKPYPGAEDCLDRLRAAGKTVCLLSNAPRRTGGVIAKLAGMGIGRGRYHHIMTSGEAAYESIAARDAPWTPAMGRSLFHIGPERDQDVYLGLDMTIVPEPERADVVLNTGIDDFSETLADYEAVLARCHAAGLPMICANPDLVVMVGDQMVICAGTLAARYEQMGGAVVSHGKPHPSVYARCRHLMGDIPASRILAVGDSLRTDVAGANAAGIDVALVTGGIHREELGAPWGEPVDAGRLAAAVAASGHTPTWVVPRMVW; from the coding sequence ATGACCGTGATTCCCGCCCTGACCGGCCTGTCCGCCGTCATCGACCGTTACGACGGGGTGATCCTCGACCTGTGGGGGGTGATCCATGACGGGACCAAGCCCTATCCCGGTGCCGAGGACTGCCTGGACCGGCTGCGGGCGGCGGGGAAGACCGTCTGCCTGCTGTCCAACGCCCCGCGCCGCACCGGCGGCGTCATTGCCAAGCTGGCCGGCATGGGCATCGGGCGCGGGCGCTACCACCACATCATGACCTCGGGCGAGGCCGCCTATGAGTCCATCGCCGCGCGGGACGCGCCGTGGACCCCCGCCATGGGCCGCAGCCTGTTCCACATCGGCCCCGAACGGGACCAGGATGTCTATCTCGGCCTGGACATGACCATCGTGCCCGAACCGGAACGGGCCGACGTGGTGCTGAACACCGGCATCGACGATTTCTCCGAAACGCTGGCCGATTACGAAGCCGTCCTGGCCCGCTGCCACGCCGCCGGCCTGCCCATGATCTGCGCCAACCCCGATCTGGTGGTGATGGTGGGCGATCAGATGGTCATCTGCGCCGGCACGCTGGCCGCCCGCTACGAACAGATGGGCGGGGCGGTGGTGTCCCACGGCAAGCCGCACCCGTCGGTCTATGCCCGCTGCCGCCATCTGATGGGGGATATTCCGGCATCGCGCATCCTGGCGGTGGGCGACAGCCTGCGCACCGACGTGGCCGGGGCCAACGCCGCGGGAATCGACGTGGCCCTGGTCACCGGCGGCATCCACCGCGAGGAACTGGGCGCCCCGTGGGGGGAGCCGGTGGACGCCGGGCGGCTGGCCGCCGCCGTCGCCGCCTCCGGCCACACGCCCACCTGGGTGGTGCCGCGCATGGTGTGGTGA
- a CDS encoding ribbon-helix-helix domain-containing protein, whose translation MAATPRLQYHSYKWMYWVHVWGGGGKRRHPHQGLAASERREAQGDMAETGGSKEQPALLCRNVTVNGRRTSLRMEPYIWDSLRDICERERMSVNQICSEIDHRRGAANLTAALRVFIISYYRSVPKMGMGLHEQPPEDGGLGVPSRLVREALKTAIPLNGE comes from the coding sequence ATGGCGGCCACACCCCGCTTGCAATATCATTCATACAAGTGGATGTATTGGGTCCATGTCTGGGGCGGCGGCGGGAAACGGCGGCATCCCCACCAGGGCTTGGCAGCATCCGAACGGCGAGAGGCGCAGGGCGACATGGCGGAGACAGGCGGTTCGAAAGAGCAGCCGGCATTACTGTGCAGGAACGTCACGGTCAATGGCCGGCGGACGAGCTTGCGGATGGAGCCGTATATCTGGGACTCGCTGCGGGATATCTGCGAGCGGGAGCGGATGAGCGTAAACCAGATATGCTCTGAAATTGACCACCGCCGGGGCGCGGCCAACCTGACCGCCGCCCTGCGGGTGTTCATCATCAGCTATTACCGCAGCGTGCCGAAAATGGGCATGGGCCTGCACGAACAACCGCCGGAGGACGGCGGCTTGGGCGTCCCGTCCCGTCTGGTGCGCGAAGCCCTGAAAACCGCCATCCCCCTCAACGGCGAGTGA
- a CDS encoding SH3 domain-containing protein: protein MTGGRLIAAFILLAGLPGAGLAQTAGKPATPVSPPTPVAPKITPAVQPKDAPALAPRGPWLPLPVLPKPLSPPVLAGSTAPVAAPVAVPVPPPAPPVAEQPPPPVSPAPPAAGPGGDAIAAGRAVWATAGIYIRAEPSANGLVLDTLEKGQRATALTAPDSAGWVRIARGGKPAGWVAGAYLAEHDPDSGTAPQPSDAKAPDAKTPDAKTPDAKTLDTKAASCLGPSPAPARVAAPGTKMRITTDTRIRREPSCDSPAIDVIDGGAVVTVTGGGDDGWYRIRGAGWDGVYVAAKLLAPLRR from the coding sequence ATGACGGGCGGGCGGCTCATCGCGGCGTTCATCCTTCTGGCCGGGCTGCCGGGGGCCGGGCTGGCCCAGACGGCCGGCAAGCCGGCGACCCCCGTGTCACCCCCGACACCCGTCGCCCCCAAAATCACCCCCGCCGTCCAGCCAAAGGACGCGCCGGCCCTGGCGCCCCGCGGACCGTGGCTGCCGCTGCCGGTGCTGCCGAAACCCCTGTCGCCGCCCGTGCTGGCGGGCAGTACCGCTCCCGTGGCCGCCCCGGTGGCGGTTCCGGTCCCGCCGCCGGCCCCCCCCGTGGCGGAACAGCCGCCCCCGCCCGTATCCCCGGCCCCGCCGGCGGCGGGGCCGGGGGGGGACGCCATCGCGGCCGGGCGGGCTGTGTGGGCCACCGCCGGAATCTACATCCGCGCCGAACCCTCGGCCAACGGGCTGGTTCTCGACACCTTGGAAAAGGGGCAGCGGGCCACCGCGCTGACCGCCCCCGATTCCGCCGGCTGGGTGCGCATCGCCCGTGGCGGCAAACCGGCGGGCTGGGTTGCCGGCGCCTATCTGGCGGAGCACGACCCCGACTCGGGGACCGCGCCGCAACCGTCCGATGCCAAAGCCCCCGACGCCAAAACCCCCGACGCCAAAACCCCCGATGCCAAAACCCTGGATACCAAGGCGGCATCCTGCCTGGGGCCGTCGCCGGCGCCGGCGCGGGTGGCAGCACCGGGCACGAAGATGCGCATCACCACCGACACGCGCATCCGCCGCGAACCCTCGTGCGATTCGCCCGCTATTGACGTGATCGACGGCGGTGCCGTGGTCACCGTGACCGGCGGTGGAGACGACGGCTGGTACCGTATCCGCGGCGCCGGATGGGATGGGGTGTACGTGGCCGCGAAGCTGCTGGCCCCCCTCAGGCGGTGA